Genomic segment of Eupeodes corollae chromosome 2, idEupCoro1.1, whole genome shotgun sequence:
ATGTGAGCGCTTTAATAATAGTCAAATATTTATCTAACAATATATGTCAAACATATTTGAGAATAATAACCTCCATAATTATTTTTGCGGTTtatgatttcagattttttgaaaacgtaACCGTAACTTGCTGCTTCCCTATAGAGTTTAAAAGTTTTGcactatattttataaattgtctcatatcataattttcaaaatggcAATATATGCATTTTCTATTCGcctttctttattatttataaacaatcaTAACAATCAtactgattttaaaattaataaacttgaATCACAGCACAGATTTCTTCTCTCTTCACTTATTTTCACTTGTTATGAACAAATTTCAGTAAAGGAAACAAATACTTCTACGCAATGGTTTCGTTTACCTActttaaagttcaaataaacgtataatattgtttataattaattgtttgttaAGACCAAAGTTCAGTCTTAAAAAACATCTCAGAGCAAAGCCGGAAGCTTTAGGAAATCCCATTTTCATTGAAAACCGTATAGTGTAGAATTCAGCAATTCAGCAACGTAGAATGTAAGCAAATAAAATCTTATGCAACTTTCTGTAAAGAACCATAAATTACACAGCTTATAGATTTTTCATTTATTCTAAagcttcaatattttatattctcgcatttaaaattatttgatgatTCACATAATATACAATATTATcttccttttaaataaaacataaaactataAACAACCACAGAATAAGAAGTGTCTAACGATTCCTCATTAATTCAGGAGTGTTTATAGCCCGCTTTATCTGCCATAATAATGTTGTCCCGTCCCAACGACGAGCGACAACGAACACCACGACGACGATACACGAAGCCGATGATATTTGACCAAGAATCAAGATTCAATACCAGAGAAAGGTGATAAAAGCCATTGCCTTGGCTTAAGCCAATTTAGATGGTTAGAACTCTCACTGACTACAGGAATAACCGGCCGTTGGCGTGGAAGTGGCCGTGACCGTGAGTTTAAACGTGAAAGTGTTATCATTATTTTAATTCCAACCGAAAATGTATtcgtttaaattaattcttgcGGTTTGTTGTGTGGCTGTTGGCTTTTTAGTTTGTGCGAAAGGTTATCTTCTCAAAGGTCCTTCGTGGTGTGACAGGGACTTATGTCCCAATGGCGGCAGACACATAGCTTGTAACAACGATGGGGTATATGAACGCGAACAATTAAAGTGCAACTGTCACAATTCTAATGCTAAGCATTATTTATAGAATTTCAGTCCAGCTTGTCAGCCGGATGTTGTCGTTCTCAACATCAAGCCCTTCAAATCGATGATTCTGCATGAGCATAATAAGCGCAGGAATTTCATTGCACTCGGTCTTCTGCCAGGCTATTACCCAGCTACAAGAATGGCAACTATGGTGAGTGGATAtggatataattttatttcttgtcaATTTCAAGTTACCTTTGAGAGTGTTTTAATCGAAAAACTAATTTACATAATCGCGCTTTATCAGAAATTAAATCACAGAACAGCAAACTTGTTTGTttagcatttttgtttgttaatttttgttattctgTTCCTTTCAATTACTTTATTTATGTGTTTATATCTTTTGCCGGTCTCTGTGTCGATGCCAACGCCACCGCCACTGCcgctttttgatttcaattgatGCGATGAGTTTAGAAGTGGGATGATGAACTGGCATATTTGGCACTATTGAACTTGAAAACTTGCAATCTCGACCATGACGAGTGTTACAATACCTACCGTTATCGGAATTCCGGCCAATGTCTGTACGGGTTGTACTCGAAGAGGTCCCACATCAATATGACTAACTTGTTGGAGCAGGCCGTCGGCGGCTGGTTTAGTGAGTACAATCTGATTGACAGCAGCTACATTTCGAGTTTTCGCGTCGAGAAGCATTTGTAAGTGCgcggtgtttttattttattatttgttttcataagtaatgaatgttgattttaattttatgcatTATTTGATTGACCTTTTACAGCAAGGAGTATGGCCATTTCGCTGAGATTGTTGTTGATCGCAACACCCATGTTGGATGCGCTGCAATTCGATTTACAAGGCCTGATTATCCGCACGTGTATATTGTTAATATTGCTTGTAATTATGCATCGATTTATGCACTGGACACGCCCGTTTATAGGGTGGGGAAGCCGGTGTCAAAGTGTCGGACTGGCAGAAATCCGTACTATCCCGGATTGTGTTCTAAGAAGGAAAAATATAATCCTAACTATTCTTGATGTCaacataatgattttttttgtttgagaaagtacaaaattttatttatttttaaaggtttcgttttttttattttgttatgaattAATTTGCGGCAGGAAgcgtaaatttgaaaaatgtctttatttGGCGCCCGAAAAAAGAAACGTCATATATGTAAGGACATAAGTTATGCAAATATACAAATGGAAATTGAAGACTTTAGAAAATTACTAAATTGTTTCCTTTCGAGGAAGGCTTTCAGTAATTATTGTAGCCCATACCAATGGCTGTCATTAATGACAatatacaacatttattttaagaatcaataacattattttttgttgagttCCTGTTTCTTTTGAGGGTgcgtttatttatttgttttgtgttgatatacaaatgtaaatataaaatttacttgTATCGGACTACCAAAGTTGTCTGAACAACTAATCTgtatatattaattaattgatttaggGTCAACTTTTgtgataaaatataaacataattctTCTACAAGAAAATAATGTATGCAGGTTATACATTAATTAATGAAGTGAAGAAGTGTAAAatcccatttttaaattattgcgtCTTTCTAACTTTAAAGTAAGGCTTTAGGTTTCTGTGTAAACTATACAGAAGCACTTTTTGACCTGTAAACCTATTTGCAAAGTTAAATGATACTTAAATGCTTTgagtaaaaaaattgatttaattattcacatgagcacgaccaacgatcaacgaatgaacgaatattggtcggttttgacatttctttcacatgagaatttttaatttgtcgcgaatgaagttttaCTTTGACCACctaaaccaaaacaagaatgatttttttaggttaaataCGGGCggttaaagtttgacagttcgtatcaactgtaatttttttcgcgacgaataaatttgttttcttaaatttattaatatatgatattgaaaagtaaaagtgtgcatcataaatcaaataaatctaaattgctatcgttttgttaagaatttgtgtgaaaatatgtcttcaaacgtatataaactcacattttgtaattcattcgtcgttcgttggtcgcgctcatatGAATTCTGCTTAAGGGCATGGTTAAACGGAACGCGGTCCGGTTGGACGGGAAACAATTTGAACCATCGCGTTCCCTGTTTTTAATAGATTTATACCTTGTTGTTCAAACAGAACGTCGTCCATACCAGTTTTTAAAAACGGAAAACGACGGTCAAATTGAacttgtacatttttaaaaagagtcCGACGGTCAAACGTCAAAACAGaaggaaaaaaacaaacagttatttttttaatgccaATTAAAGCTCTTAAATAATTCTTGATGGAAAATTcaatgtgtatgttttttttttataaattttaaaggtattaagaaaaaatggaagGGAGAAGAAGAGGCATCCTGAATGCcaattaaagcttttaaataattcttgttggaaaattcaatgtgtaagttttatttttataaatttaaaaagtattaagaAACAAGGGAAGGGAGAAGAAATTACAAAAGCTAAGAAAAAGAGTTGCCTTGACTTTTTGAACTAGGTCAATTAACGCCGAAAGCTGATCGCGTACTGTTTGATGTACCAAAATGTGGCGCATTTTATGCACCTAGCCAGACCGTGTTCTGTGTGACCAAGACTTAAGTATGTTCTGTTTTagcaataaatataatttaaccactatgtatttatatattttatactcACAAAATATatggattttaaattttaatgtgatTTTAAGGAAATCAATGTTTAAAGACATACTTCTCAAGATTATACAAGCATTTCTTACAAAATAGGTGAGTACGTCAGTCAGTGAGAACAGTTCGTAATTATTCACCATATACTCCATATTCTCTAccataactaaaaattaccccaaattcaattttgacagGTGTTgcatatgtttaataaaaattgcattGTTATAACTTAAACCTAAGGGCTAGTTGGTCAATCGTGGTTTTTATGTTGTATTAATATTTAGCTGCTTTCGGTAAGTTAATATAGGTTCAAGTTtcatatttgttgaaagatcgATTTATATACCTTAATCTAACCAAATTTGTCacaatatcaaatatttaacCAAGTTTATACAATGATTTACAATCATGGTTCATTATCTAGATCGTGGTTCAGAAATTCGAATTCTTCAGtcaattttggaaatattcatGTAACTGTGGAAAACCTGAACTGtacaaatatataatatatatgagATTTCGTTTCTGATTATAAATTTATCCCACGAATTCGAAAGGTAAGCATAATAAAgtcgaaaaattaatttcttacttAGAAGTAAGACATATTGAAGAAGtcaatcatcaattttatagaaGGATAAATGTTTAAACGAATAAGAATGTCAAACGGTTAAGACATTCAATAAGCAAAATTAAAGCATATAAACGAATACAATCCTTAAGTTATTTACGAATCAATATTATGTACATTTAAATGCCGCTAGTGGCATCATCaatcttaatttcttaaaaaaaagaaaaataataataaaaatcatctcatcaatgtttttgacttgtattattatttacagtagtcaaactttaaaataaaaactggtaTAACTGGTCCCTATTAGGGAACAAGATACAAACCTTATAAACCAGATACATTTTTCTCCACAGAagcgaactgtcaaactcaattaGACAAATGGTTGGTCTGTTGTGAATCTACATAACTATGGCTTCTTTTACTTGCTGTTGAAATATTGTCTTTTAATCGCTCATTAAAGACAAATCATAATGGCAATTTAATGCGTTGAAGCTCATGTAAATGACCCAATTGGTTGTTCTATAGTAGCAACGACGCGAGCATTGTGTCCCTTTTGAAggatataattttgttcttccAACTTAACTATACAACGTTTGGTTTCCAAATTCGAGTCCACCGGCTCAGTGAATAATCCACTCGAGATTAACTGCTGCTGTCGAAGTTGCTTCCTTTAATCTGCATTTTTTGTGTTCTATCTTAAGGGGGTTATAGGTCTGCGtataaatttcgttttttttttgttttataaggacatcaaaaatatttaaaaaaaaaaattagaatttaaattttaaagaaatggcaATATTACTCCGGATTTACTACTACTCAAACCTTCAAAACGTATTTATCTTATTAGTGCTTCATTTTAGTTGTTCTgacttataatttaaacaactttctaccgattgaatttatttacaagacagggtttttaaattggcgcAGGTAGATCTTAGCGCCCGTATcagacattttgttttggtgacatttgtcaaatcttttgtttattattcagttttgtTGTACATTTcagtttatgccaaatcattaATGCAAGTTACACCATTATAGACGTgttggcccttcacagtcggctcttcaacgtttggagaccaaatttgagacgaccggttctgAAAAACTCTTTACACATAATCTTGGAAAATAAATTCTCTTTGATAGTTagtggttttctttttaatgtatatttttttttgttttcttttgttctatttgaaaaaaaaaaattaaaataatcaccAAAAAAATCCTCGTGctaaaaagtgaaaattggTATATCTATGTATATGCTTTTTCGCTATAAAATTGGGAcagttaatatttatttgcacatatttatcaaatgcaaataaaatacgttttgcacaactgtcattttaaaataaatcgctTACAAAAATTATCGTAAGCAGTCaatattatgtattattaaATCCCGTTTCTATAAACTCGATTAATGTTGCAGTATTTAAGAAAAGAGTATTTTTTGTGGCCTTCCtccataatattttttatcCTCGTTTTgtcataatttcaaaatgtataacaTAACAGTATAAATACCCCATAAAATAAAACGTCAAACTGATCTCAAAGAACTAATTCCTCATGTGGTTGAAAATTGTACAACAAATCAAACAGTCCTCGTTAAATTGATGCCGGTTTCGTTGAATTTCTGAAGttgtctaaaaaaaattgacagtttgttttatcAACTTTTCTAGTTTAGCTTATAgcagaaaacacattttttcgttAGCGCGGCCTTGGCCTTCGTTTCAtgagaaaaattattataaaaaagttaaaataatataaaatctaGACAAACACTTAACTAAATTACAAGTTTCTTAAAATGTCGGCTTCAAGCAAGCGTCGTGCAACATCAGATTTGAATCACGACAATTGGGATCGTGAAATTGAACCAGAAAATAAGGGAACCTTTCAAACAGCACCAGAAGATGAACTCAAGAACCGAGTCATACGTAAAGCACATAGAAAACTAACCGGCACAAGTGATGCTGCAAACAAAACGCAGGATTCTAGCGATGGAGGACAACCCAAGAGCGTCTTTAGCGGTTTTACGGGTGAGTTCATTTTGTAtgattctttaaaatataattaaatatatcaAACATTTCTATGATAACAAAAGGTTTCGGGAAGACACCATCAACTGCAACAACGGCATCAACGCTCTCCTCACTTTCTTCCCTTGATTCCACAAAGAAACCCGAAGAAACCAAGTCCTCTACAAACACGTTTTCTTTCCTCAACAAGTTCGCGCCTGCTGGTTCCTGTGGGTCGGAAGCAAAGGCcgataaacaacaaaataacagcTCCATCCCGTCGGGTGCCGGCGCCGAAGACAAAGCCTCCTCAAACAACAACAAGTATAACTTCGAAAAATCAAACGACTATTACTCCAAACTCAAGGGACTCAATCAAGCGGTATCCTCATGGATCAAGACACACGTGGACAAGAATCCTCTATGTTTGCTGACACCAATTTTCAAGGACTACGAAAAATACCTCGCTGAAATCGATAAAACCGAAGGACTTGCGAAAACCGAAAGCGGATCCCAATCACAGTCACAgtcttctttaaataattttaagttttccgCCACTCCGTCGTCATCCGCCAACATATTCTCCTTTGGCAACAAGCCCGCTGCTGACTCAGTAGATTCCAGCCGAGAGCCCAAGAAGTCATCAATCTTCGGAAGCTCTACCCAGAGCCCCGAAGACAAACCCAAACCTACAACCGGAATTGGTTTTGGCTCGAAGAGCGACAGTGCTCCATCTGTCTTCAATACGCCTAGCAGCACAGGATTTATGTTCGCCGGAGCGAAGCCGTTCTCCTTCGGCAACATCCAGCCACCACCAGCTGCCGCCCAGCCTGCTTCTGCTGATGATAAAGAGAACGGCGACGAAGAAGACGAACCCCCAAAGGTGGAATTCAAGGCTGTTGTGGAGGAAGATAGTGTATATTCAAAACGTTGCaaggttttcattaaaaacgatGGCAATTTCACAGACCGCGGAGTCGGCACTTTGTATCTCAAACCCGTAAAAGATTCAGACAAAAAACAACTCCTTGTCAGAGCCGATACCAATTTGGGCAACATTTTGGTCAATCTAATTCTGAACGACTCAATTCCAACTCAACGAATGGGAAAGAATAATGTGATGCTGGTGTGCATACCAAATCCTGAAACTGAAAAGCCAACACCTATGCTGTTGCGAGTGAAGACATCTGAAGAAGCAGATGAACTTCTGGAAACCattgacaaatataaaaaataaaatgtcttaacgagagaatttattttgaaggagAATGCAGGCGTATTTTTGATGCGCTTAAGCCCAACTTAAGATTGACATTTGTATTGTGCTTAATTTCAGTCCCACAGCCCACattgaattgttgtttttttttttggtcccttgtatttataaatttaaaacaatataataaaaatcgttttcaaaatttaaaaaatatgtctaTGCTTAGAAAAGATATGTTACAACAGATGGTAGGTCTTTGAACGTTGACGTCGTCGTCCCCTCAGTAGACTGTTGGAaatagaataagaaaaaaccAACATTATATGggcatgatttttatttttctgagttCCGATGCTTTGAATGTTTCTCTTAGTTTTGAATTCAGGACTGTGATGGAAATAAAAAAGCCGTGAGCCAAGTTTTACCGATCGTCTACATAACTCATATGGGagacaaaaattatattcaaatctGCGAAACATTGGTTAATGAAAACCAAATCTTTCTTGGGTTAcaatgttgataaaaatgtacaaaatgaaaattgctttaagtgttgttattatataaaatctaaagAAGTTGGTCTTCATGATATGCACTCTTCGTttcttacaattattttttagtttttaactttatattcGTATCTGGTGATTATCTCAATCAATGgaaagttaacaaaataatcCCCTTTTCTTAGAAAAGCAGAAGTTGAGTTTAGGGCGATAGCTGTtctatcttttttgtttatgattttaGAAAGACTTATTCAGATACAATTTATTCTCAATTATAATAAACTTATTTCTCTTATGCAGTTTGTCATCCGTAAACAAAAATCGATGTGATTAAAGACCAACGGTCTATTTAGGTTAGGAAGGgtcatgttttattttctattcttttaGATGTCCGAAAAGCATTGATTCAATAGATCACAGATCTTCGATTCACAACGGCAGAAAATTTATTACAGACAGAACTCAATCTATCTTgtcttatttatttcttattttcttcaaaatcttaaagGTGTTGCTGTTTTCTCTATATAATCTCTCTcggaatttatataaaatacttcACTTTGGCTATGTTCGACGAtgatgtaattaaaattaagtttcaatCAACAgaacaaattggataaataagGACCTTGAAGAAATTCAGATTTGGTCTAAAACGAATGTGATTTGTTATATCACAAACTCCATTTTTCCTTTAATCATTATGAATAATGTTACAATAGGATCAAAAAACTTAGGTATTACTGTTAGATATAATTGTATGTAGGATAACCATATTAATTCTTAATTGAATAAACCTTTTCTACCTTCATTTTAAgtaaatcaatataaaaataaaaagctgtTAAATGACTAAACACTCATGATACTAATTTTCATTTGTTAGACTCAATGATACATTTAACATTGCCGTATGTTATATTATTGTACTGTAAAGGTTTGACCgcataaagaaataaatttgatcgTTGATGCAAAGTTGAGTATCTTCAACGTGGTTGTGGACTTTTTTATATAGACCTGGATATCAAATGATTCCTTAAAATGAAATCTAAAAGTCTCTCATATAGTATTAGAACAGTTTTGCAGGGACCCGTCTTTTTGAAGCTACATATCGGCCAGGtaacatcaatatcatccaatgaTTGCAGATAcctttttattaatgttttacaTGTAAGAAAACAAATGATCCAAAACTGATTTATTTATCCAAGAAAGCCAATCCAACCCAAGATTGAACGCATCA
This window contains:
- the LOC129945797 gene encoding antigen 5 like allergen Cul n 1-like; protein product: MYSFKLILAVCCVAVGFLVCAKGYLLKGPSWCDRDLCPNGGRHIACNNDGNFSPACQPDVVVLNIKPFKSMILHEHNKRRNFIALGLLPGYYPATRMATMKWDDELAYLALLNLKTCNLDHDECYNTYRYRNSGQCLYGLYSKRSHINMTNLLEQAVGGWFSEYNLIDSSYISSFRVEKHFKEYGHFAEIVVDRNTHVGCAAIRFTRPDYPHVYIVNIACNYASIYALDTPVYRVGKPVSKCRTGRNPYYPGLCSKKEKYNPNYS
- the LOC129947562 gene encoding nuclear pore complex protein Nup50; its protein translation is MSASSKRRATSDLNHDNWDREIEPENKGTFQTAPEDELKNRVIRKAHRKLTGTSDAANKTQDSSDGGQPKSVFSGFTGFGKTPSTATTASTLSSLSSLDSTKKPEETKSSTNTFSFLNKFAPAGSCGSEAKADKQQNNSSIPSGAGAEDKASSNNNKYNFEKSNDYYSKLKGLNQAVSSWIKTHVDKNPLCLLTPIFKDYEKYLAEIDKTEGLAKTESGSQSQSQSSLNNFKFSATPSSSANIFSFGNKPAADSVDSSREPKKSSIFGSSTQSPEDKPKPTTGIGFGSKSDSAPSVFNTPSSTGFMFAGAKPFSFGNIQPPPAAAQPASADDKENGDEEDEPPKVEFKAVVEEDSVYSKRCKVFIKNDGNFTDRGVGTLYLKPVKDSDKKQLLVRADTNLGNILVNLILNDSIPTQRMGKNNVMLVCIPNPETEKPTPMLLRVKTSEEADELLETIDKYKK